The nucleotide sequence CTGATTTTATAAATTTTTTATACCCAACAAAAAAAGATAATTTTGAAAATATAATAATTAATCAAAACTCTCTGTTTGAAATTTTAGACAAAGCGTTTAATTCACTTCTTGCCAAAAATCAAGTTGTTGTCATTGCTGACGATTTTGACTTAATTGATGCATCTTCTTATGAATATTTAATGCACTTCTTGGAAAAATACGATATTCCTGACGAATTCAAGCTTCTTGTTGCATACAAAGACAAACGTGCAGCCCAAAGCTTCTTCTATTCTTCCTTCTTACCGGAATCTGTTTTTGAAAATATTTATTTGGACAAGCTATCTCTTGAACAAATCAAAACTTTTATCAGTAATTTTCTTAACGGTAGTATCGAGATTCTTCCTCAAAATATTTATGAACAAATCATCGAAAATTGCAGGGGAAACGCTTCTTATATCGAGCAGGTGATGGCTCTATTGCACAACAAAGGTTATCTCAAAGCAAGTGACGGCGTTATTAAATTCGCAAACGACTCACAAATCCCGCCACTACCACAAACTATTGATGCCGTCATACAAGAACGTCTTGACGAAAAATCAAATATTAATCAAGTAGCAAAAGAAGTTCTATTTGGGGCTGCAACTATCGGATACAAATTTGATATCCAAATTCTTGGTGCTGCCTTGGGGCTTGAACAACCACAACTTGAATCTATTTTAAGCCAACTTGTATCCCTTTTGTTTATAAAACAAATTACACCTTACACCTATGTTTTCAGAAGCTTATCGCTTTGGAAAAGAGTTTTTGAAATAACAAAACTTTCGCCTAAATATTATGAATTAAACCAACAACTTTATAACATTTTGAGCTCTTGCACTCTTTCAAACAGCTCTCTAAAAGCAATAATAGCTCAAAACCTCAACAACCCTCACCTTTTATTCGATATATGGCAATCAAACTCTGAATTGGCGGCTTTTGTTGGAGATATTAATCTTTTTGTAATAGAACAAAAACAATGCTTAAAAATATTAAACGATAATAATTTTGAAAACTCACAGATTTTATATAACGATATTTGCGAAAAAATCGGAAAACTCTTATATCAAAAAAATCCTGTAGAAGCCATTGAATACTTGTCCAATGTCATATCAAACGCAAAAAAAGCAGGCGACACAAACAGAATAATCGATTTGTGCGGATATGTCGTAAACAGTTGCTACTCAACAGGCAATTTCTATGGGGTTATCGAAGCTATAAACATGATTATAAACTTGGTCGGCGATATCATCTCACCTTCTGAAACGGCTCTTATAAAATCCAGAAAACTAAAAGCATTGTTTAAAATAGGCAACTGCGAAGAAGTCATAAACCTAATCAACAACGAAATTTTATCGGAACTTGAAAATGCTTTAGCTCGTCCTGAAACTCCTAAAAATAAATTAACATTGATTTATGAAAGCTGGCTAGAAACCAGTCTTACACTGGCTGACGCTTATTCTTTGCAAGGAAACTCCAAAGGATTTGAAATTATTGATAATATTTTAGAAATAATGCAAATCAACAAACTTGAAAGCAAATACTACCAAACTAAAGCAGCTTTAACAAAAGCACTCTCCTCTACGGTGTCAGGAAGAATTAAAAAATCTTACGACATTTTAAACGAAATAACAGAAGCTTATAAAAATGACGTTTTAAATCCTGAATTTTTATCTCAATGGAATTTAATATACATAATAAACGCACTTTTAACGCATAAATTTGACAATTTAAAAGAAGAATTATTCTCACTTGCAACCTTTGCAAACAACACAAATGACCAATTTACCAAAAATATAATTAAAACTATCCTTGGCTATATGCTTCAACGTGATGAAAATTACCAAAAATCACTTGAAATTTACAACGAAGAAGTTACTTATTTTGCAAAAGAAAAAATTGCAACAGGAGCTCTTTTATGCTGGTACTTTATTGCAACCAACACATTAACCATAGACGGAGCCGACAAAGCACTCGATATAGCATCAAGAGCTCTCGATGTGGCTCAAAACCCAAAAATCAATAACTACAATTTTATTGTATATTTGCAAAAATTTATTGCAGAAATCTATATAATAAAAGGTGACCTCGACGCAACAAAAATGTACCTTGAAAAAGCACTGCTAATCGCCAAACAATTCGGTATGAGCTACGCTCAAGTTGAGCTTTATTTAGCTTACGCTAAATACCTTGAAGAAGTAATATCAATTAAAGTTGTAAACAAGTCTGAAGTAGCTCAAAACACTCTACAAATGTTTGAATATGCTACAAGCATAGCTGTTGATTTAGATTTAGGAAATATGATTACTGAAGTAAACAAAGAAAAAGCAGCATTCAAAACCTATTGCCAATTGAATTCTATCGACATTAGATAAAATAAAAGACAGCTTTTTTTATTAAACTGCCTTTTATTATATCGATTAAATTGGGGGTTGTTATTTTCCGCAAATAACTCTTGCGACATGAACGCCTGAAGCTGATGCTTGAAGCAAGCCTCTTGTTACGCCTGCACCATCACCGATTGCGTATAGATTTTTTACGCCCTCTGTTTCAAGGTCAGTTGTTAACTTCACACGAGCACTATAGAACTTAACTTCTATACCGTACAACAATGTGTATCTGGAAGCTACTCCGGGTGCAATTTTATCTAACGCATAAAGCATTTCAATAATACTAAGCATTTGGCGATAAGGAATAACCAAGCTCAAATCCCCTGGTGTAGCACAAGCAAGAGTAGGCTTAATAATGCTTGAAGCAATTCTTTCAGGAGTAGAACGGCGACCATCAAGTAAATCACCAAATCTTTGAACCAAAACACCTCCTGATAGCATATTTGCCAATCTTGCAACATGTTGCCCGTATGCTATCGGCTCTTTAAACGGTTCTGTAAACTTTTTACTGACAAGCAATGCAAAATTCGTATTTGGAGTCTTTTTGTTTGCATAACTGTGTCCATTTACTGTTCCGATTCCATTGTAGTTTTCCATAACAACTTCGCCATTCGGATTCATGCAGAATGTTCTGACTTCGTCACCAAATGTCGGAGAATAATAAACCAATTTTGATTCATACAATTTATCTGTTATGTCTTGCATCACAGGAGCAGGAAGCTCAACTCTGACACCAATATCTACGGCATTACTTACCATACCGATTTTATTTTCGGCAAATTCTTTAGTTAGCCAATCAGCACCTTCACGCCCTGGAGCTATGATGATATTATCGGCATATATAGTTTGATTGTCAGAGGTCGTAAAACCTTTTACTTGCTCATTTTCTACAATCAAATTTTTAGCACTTACGTTATTTAAAATAGTAATTTTATCAGATAAATAATCTTGCATATGTTTCAAAACATGCAAGCTTCTTTCTGTTCCAAGGTGACGTACCGGAGAGTGGATAAGCTTCAATTCAGCCATTGTGGCTTTTCTTTCAATGTCTGCAAAAGTTGATTTGTCTAATCCGAAGATTTCATCAGTTGCACCATGTTCAAGATAAAGTTCATCAGCATATTTCAATAGGTCTTCGACCTTATTTCTTTCCATATATTCGGTCAAATGGCCGCCGACGTCAGGAGTAAGAGTTAATTTTCCGTCGGAAAAAGCACCGGCTCCGCCCCAACCACAAAGAAGACCGCACTTTTTACACTTAGGACATTGAGCGTAACCTTCTCTTAAAAGGCATTTTCTTTTTTCTATTTTTTGCCCTTTTTCAACGATAACAACTTTCCAATCGGGCTTCAACTTAACTATTTCAAGAGCAGAAAAAATCCCTGCAGGTCCTGCCCCAATTATAGCAACATTATACATTCCTATCTCCATCTCTTTTTAATCACAGCGGTAATTACTCACCATTAGACAGTTTAACTTAAACAAAAGAAGATTTAAATAAAAGCGATACAAATCTTAAAACTACATAACGTTATTTTTTACAAAATCAGGTAATTTATACGCCTCATTGGGTCCTACGATTATATCCCAGCCATCAATTGCTTCTTCCAAGTCTTCTTTCAGGTGAGCTAAAAGTCCGGGGATAATTATTTTTTTATTTTTTACAGTTTTTAAAATCTCAGAATTTTTAATCATTTTAGCAGCTATTTCAGGCGTAAATTTTTCAGCAGACCAAGCCGTCAAAACGCTCATGCCGTCAGATGGTGTTATAACTAGATATGTAGAAAAAGGAGAAGACTCAACTTCGCTCAAAACAGCAAAATATGTAAGTGCAAAGTTTGTAGTCATCATGACTATTGCATTTTCGTCAGGCTCGTTTACCTCATACACTTTTGATTCAACCTGCAGCGGTTTTTGAGGGTCGGTATAAATGTTTTGCCTCAAGGTTAAAAGCGTAGTCATCATTGCTTCATCAAATTCATCTAGGATAATAATATTTGCATATCGGCAAATCAATGACGCTGCCCAAGCAGCTGTTTTATATACATTTTTCTCTTTTATGTGAACCATTACAGGGTATGTAAAAGGCTCATTTTTATCTAAAACTGCAAGCCGCCTGATGTAAGTCAAGGC is from Candidatus Gastranaerophilales bacterium and encodes:
- a CDS encoding zinc ribbon domain-containing protein codes for the protein MNSISGYEMICPKCGSKISDNTLRCANCGVKVQMHCPQCNQLNLFGAKFCSSCGLELIKFCPVCKTANLGNALKCRKCGESFLQDMIKNTKPISDMEEPQKKEIQKSSTEDKNIDISEIPDNLDKSHIKEEKQIENTQTQNEDDFKIVYYSQIQANQKIVSTIKNAKDKAIIAINGSEGRGKSIVLDYVKNELQEDNILVLLGECNPLTQISNFGFIQDLFLRFLSLPAFITDVELFSKNNKKVFENVFNQLNSTELADFINFLYPTKKDNFENIIINQNSLFEILDKAFNSLLAKNQVVVIADDFDLIDASSYEYLMHFLEKYDIPDEFKLLVAYKDKRAAQSFFYSSFLPESVFENIYLDKLSLEQIKTFISNFLNGSIEILPQNIYEQIIENCRGNASYIEQVMALLHNKGYLKASDGVIKFANDSQIPPLPQTIDAVIQERLDEKSNINQVAKEVLFGAATIGYKFDIQILGAALGLEQPQLESILSQLVSLLFIKQITPYTYVFRSLSLWKRVFEITKLSPKYYELNQQLYNILSSCTLSNSSLKAIIAQNLNNPHLLFDIWQSNSELAAFVGDINLFVIEQKQCLKILNDNNFENSQILYNDICEKIGKLLYQKNPVEAIEYLSNVISNAKKAGDTNRIIDLCGYVVNSCYSTGNFYGVIEAINMIINLVGDIISPSETALIKSRKLKALFKIGNCEEVINLINNEILSELENALARPETPKNKLTLIYESWLETSLTLADAYSLQGNSKGFEIIDNILEIMQINKLESKYYQTKAALTKALSSTVSGRIKKSYDILNEITEAYKNDVLNPEFLSQWNLIYIINALLTHKFDNLKEELFSLATFANNTNDQFTKNIIKTILGYMLQRDENYQKSLEIYNEEVTYFAKEKIATGALLCWYFIATNTLTIDGADKALDIASRALDVAQNPKINNYNFIVYLQKFIAEIYIIKGDLDATKMYLEKALLIAKQFGMSYAQVELYLAYAKYLEEVISIKVVNKSEVAQNTLQMFEYATSIAVDLDLGNMITEVNKEKAAFKTYCQLNSIDIR
- a CDS encoding FAD-dependent oxidoreductase, whose protein sequence is MYNVAIIGAGPAGIFSALEIVKLKPDWKVVIVEKGQKIEKRKCLLREGYAQCPKCKKCGLLCGWGGAGAFSDGKLTLTPDVGGHLTEYMERNKVEDLLKYADELYLEHGATDEIFGLDKSTFADIERKATMAELKLIHSPVRHLGTERSLHVLKHMQDYLSDKITILNNVSAKNLIVENEQVKGFTTSDNQTIYADNIIIAPGREGADWLTKEFAENKIGMVSNAVDIGVRVELPAPVMQDITDKLYESKLVYYSPTFGDEVRTFCMNPNGEVVMENYNGIGTVNGHSYANKKTPNTNFALLVSKKFTEPFKEPIAYGQHVARLANMLSGGVLVQRFGDLLDGRRSTPERIASSIIKPTLACATPGDLSLVIPYRQMLSIIEMLYALDKIAPGVASRYTLLYGIEVKFYSARVKLTTDLETEGVKNLYAIGDGAGVTRGLLQASASGVHVARVICGK